A portion of the Lolium rigidum isolate FL_2022 chromosome 1, APGP_CSIRO_Lrig_0.1, whole genome shotgun sequence genome contains these proteins:
- the LOC124647215 gene encoding UDP-glycosyltransferase 75C1-like, which produces MAIWEELRRWGRMRDDGEREKETDKQTCSGLAHLPAILAMSVPHFLLLSYPAQGHITPARHLALRLLRATGGIVTVSTSISAHRRMFPEAGELEHVDSAGVRYMPYSDGYDDGRKALDDSDYIAHLNLEGPRAVAAVLARLRDAGRPVTRVVYTMLLSWVAGVAREYGVPSVLYWIQSATVLACYFHVLGGTAGATTDLTAAVHVPGLPATLLTRDLPSFLLTGTSDDDPFAMVNTAFRELFFGDHRPTVLANTFDAMEPEAVASLRQHGLDVLPVGPVLSFLDASPAATSLSQDNDLFKQDGKDYLQWLDERPAGSVVYISFGSTSVMSKRQIAEVDRGMTESGRPFLWVLRKDNPRGDEEHSHGANAGIVVEWCDQGKVLSHPAVGCFVTHCGWNSTLESVSCGVPVVGVPQWSDQGTNAWLMEQLGTGVRAVVIDKDGILDAGELQRCLGLATSEVVRAKAKMWRDKAREAVLEGGSSDVNLKAAFVAPSN; this is translated from the coding sequence ACTGATAAGCAGACTTGCTCTGGACTCGCACATCTCCCAGCAATCCTAGCCATGTCGGTACCACACTTCCTCCTGTTGTCGTACCCGGCGCAGGGCCACATAACACCTGCCCGGCACCTCGCGTTGCGCTTGCTGCGCGCCACGGGGGGCATTGTCAccgtctccacctccatctccgctCACCGCAGGATGTTCCCGGAGGCGGGCGAGCTGGAGCACGTCGATAGTGCCGGCGTCCGCTACATGCCCTACTCGGATGGCTATGATGACGGAAGGAAGGCCCTTGATGACTCCGACTACATTGCCCATCTCAATCTCGAGGGGCCCCGTGCGGTGGCCGCGGTGCTCGCGCGCCTCCGCGACGCCGGACGGCCCGTCACGCGTGTGGTGTACACTATGCTCCTCTCCTGGGTCGCCGGCGTCGCCCGGGAGTACGGCGTGCCGTCGGTGCTGTACTGGATCCAGTCGGCCACCGTGCTGGCTTGCTACTTCCACGTCCTTGGTGGCACCGCCGGCGCGACGACCGACTTGACGGCGGCTGTCCACGTCCCGGGGCTCCCGGCAACGCTTCTCACGCGCGACCTGCCGTCGTTCCTCCTCACCGGCACGTCTGACGACGACCCCTTCGCCATGGTGAACACGGCCTTCCGCGAGCTCTTCTTCGGCGACCATAGACCCACCGTGTTGGCCAACACGTTCGACGCCATGGAGCCAGAGGCCGTGGCGTCGCTGCGGCAGCACGGCCTTGACGTACTCCCCGTCGGCCCCGTCCTATCGTTCCTCGACGCCAGCCCGGCGGCGACCTCGTTGTCCCAAGACAACGATCTATTCAAGCAGGATGGCAAGGACTACCTTCAGTGGCTGGACGAGCGGCCGGCTGGGTCGGTGGTGTACATCTCGTTCGGGAGTACGTCGGTGATGAGCAAGCGGCAGATCGCGGAGGTGGATCGCGGCATGACAGAAAGCGGCCGCCCGTTCCTGTGGGTGCTCAGAAAGGATAACCCCCGCGGCGACGAGGAGCACAGCCACGGCGCCAACGCCGGCATTGTGGTGGAGTGGTGCGACCAGGGGAAGGTCCTGTCGCACCCGGCAGTGGGGTGCTTCGTGACCCACTGTGGGTGGAATTCCACGCTAGAGAGCGTGTCATGCGGGGTGCCGGTTGTGGGTGTCCCGCAGTGGTCGGACCAGGGCACTAACGCATGGTTGATGGAGCAGCTAGGCACCGGGGTCAGGGCCGTCGTGATTGACAAGGATGGCATCCTGGACGCGGGCGAGCTGCAGAGGTGCCTTGGCCTCGCCACGTCCGAGGTGGTGCGCGCCAAGGCCAAGATGTGGAGGGACAAGGCACGAGAAGCGGTGCTCGAGGGTGGCTCGTCGGACGTGAACCTCAAGGCCGCATTCGTCGCCCCCTCAAACTAG